A genomic stretch from Lepisosteus oculatus isolate fLepOcu1 chromosome 7, fLepOcu1.hap2, whole genome shotgun sequence includes:
- the LOC138240806 gene encoding sulfotransferase 6B1-like encodes MPEQTELIHSFKGIPFSTTVSTELLQALDTFEAREDDVVLVSYPKSGTHWLTEIMKNLYHCNSDNNATGQVTLTSALEFGDLSKFDDLRNLPSKRLIPTHLSHDMIPVQFKTKKCKMIYVIRNPKDTAVSMFHYYQQNPLLPKIEKWSTFLDMFLKGEVVYGSWIDHVQSWEKNQHDENTLFLYYESMKKDLPKYVKEISSFLNISVSEDQINEIVKKSSFSEMKEKAQKEKVDTKHTVCALTSDKKLIFRKGAVGDWKNHFTSKQNFQFEALFKDKINSSELARQAEYEC; translated from the exons ATGCCGGAACAAACAGAGCTTATTCACAGCTTCAAGGGCATTCCCTTCTCAACCACGGTCTCCACAGAGCTGCTCCAAGCCCTGGACACGTTTGAGGCCAGAGAAGATGATGTAGTCTTAGTGTCCTATCCAAAATCAG GCACCCATTGGCTGACAGAGATCATGAAGAACCTGTACCACTGCAACAGCGACAACAACGCAACAGGCCAGGTGACCCTGACTTCAGCTCTGGAGTTTGGAGATCTCTCCAAATTTGACGACCTGAGGAACCTGCCCAGCAAGAGACTCATCCCCACACACCTCAGCCATGACATGATCCCTGTGCAgttcaaaacaaagaaatgcaag atGATTTATGTGATCAGGAATCCCAAAGACACTGCAGTTTCAATGTTTCACTACTACCAACAAAACCCTCTTCTGCCCAAGATTGAGAAGTGGTCAACCTTTTTGGACATGTTCTTGAAAGGAGAAG TGGTCTATGGATCTTGGATTGATCATGTCCAGAGCTGGGAGAAGAATCAACATGATGAAAATACACTTTTTCTGTACTACGAGTCCATGAAGAAG GACCTCCCAAAATACGTCAAGGAGATCAGTTCATTTTTGAACATCAGCGTCTCCGAAGATCAAATCAATGAGATCGTGAAGAAATCCTCCTTCAgcgaaatgaaagaaaaggcaCAGAAGGAGAAAGTCGACACAAAGCACACAGTTTGCGCACTGACATCTGATAAGAAGCTGATCTTCAGGAAAG GTGCTGTGGGTGACTGGAAGAATCATTTTACCTCCAAGCAGAACTTCCAGTTTGAAGCACTGTTTAAGGACAAGATCAACTCCAGTGAATTAGCAAGACAAGCTGAATATGAGTGTTAG
- the LOC138240803 gene encoding sulfotransferase 6B1-like, with amino-acid sequence MPEQTELIHSFKGIPFSTTVSTELLQALDTFEAREDDVVLVSYPKSGTHWLTEIMKNLYHCNSDNNATGQVTLTSALEFGDLSKFDDLRNLPSKRLIPTHLSHDMIPVQFKTKKCKMIYVIRNPKDTAVSMFHYYQQNPLLPKIEKWSTFLDMFLKGEVVYGSWIDHVQSWEKNQHDENTLFLYYESMKKDLPKYVKEISSFLNISVSEDQINEIVKKSSFSEMKEKAQKEKVDTKHTVCALTSDKKLIFRKGAVGDWKNHFTSKQNFQFEALFKDKINSSELARQAEYEC; translated from the exons ATGCCGGAACAAACAGAGCTTATTCACAGCTTCAAAGGCATTCCCTTCTCAACCACGGTCTCCACAGAGCTGCTCCAAGCCCTGGACACGTTTGAGGCCAGAGAAGATGATGTAGTCTTAGTGTCCTATCCAAAATCAG GCACCCATTGGCTGACAGAGATCATGAAGAACCTGTACCACTGCAACAGCGACAACAACGCAACAGGCCAGGTGACCCTGACTTCAGCTCTGGAGTTTGGAGATCTCTCCAAATTTGACGACCTGAGGAACCTGCCCAGCAAGAGACTCATCCCCACACACCTCAGCCATGACATGATCCCTGTGCAgttcaaaacaaagaaatgcaag atGATTTATGTGATCAGGAATCCCAAAGACACTGCAGTTTCAATGTTTCACTACTACCAACAAAACCCTCTTCTGCCCAAGATTGAGAAGTGGTCAACCTTTTTGGACATGTTCTTGAAAGGAGAAG TGGTCTATGGATCTTGGATTGATCATGTCCAGAGCTGGGAGAAGAATCAACATGATGAAAATACACTTTTTCTGTACTACGAGTCCATGAAGAAG GACCTCCCAAAATACGTCAAGGAGATCAGTTCATTTTTGAACATCAGCGTCTCCGAAGATCAAATCAATGAGATCGTGAAGAAATCCTCCTTCAgcgaaatgaaagaaaaggcaCAGAAGGAGAAAGTCGACACAAAGCACACAGTTTGCGCACTGACATCTGATAAGAAGCTGATCTTCAGGAAAG GTGCTGTGGGTGACTGGAAGAATCATTTTACCTCCAAGCAGAACTTCCAGTTTGAAGCACTGTTTAAGGACAAGATCAACTCCAGTGAATTAGCAAGACAAGCTGAATATGAGTGTTAG
- the LOC138240754 gene encoding sulfotransferase 6B1-like, with product MPEQTELIHSFKGIPFSTTVSTELLQALDTFEAREDDVVLVSYPKSGTHWLTEIIKNLDHCHSDNNATGQVTLTSALEFGDLSKFDELRNLPSKRLIPTHLSHDMIPVQFKTKKCKMIYVIRNPKDTAVSMFHYYQQNPLLPKIEKWSTFLDMFLKGEVVYGSWIDHVQSWEKNQNDENTLFLYFFKDLPKYVKEISSFLNISVSEDQINEIVKKSSFSEMKEKAQKEKVDTKHTVCALTSDKKLIFRKGAVGDWKNHFTSKQNFQFEALFKDKINSSELARQAEYEC from the exons ATGCCGGAACAAACAGAGCTTATTCACAGCTTCAAGGGCATTCCCTTCTCAACCACGGTCTCCACAGAGCTGCTCCAAGCCCTGGACACGTTTGAGGCCAGAGAAGATGATGTAGTCTTAGTGTCCTATCCAAAATCAG GCACCCATTGGCTGACAGAGATCATAAAGAACCTGGACCACTGCCACAGCGACAACAACGCAACAGGCCAGGTGACCCTGACCTCAGCTCTGGAGTTTGGAGATCTCTCCAAATTTGACGAGCTGAGGAACCTGCCCAGCAAGAGACTCATCCCCACACACCTCAGCCATGACATGATCCCTGTGCAgttcaaaacaaagaaatgcaag ATGATTTATGTGATCAGGAATCCCAAAGACACTGCAGTTTCAATGTTTCACTACTACCAACAAAACCCTCTTCTGCCCAAGATTGAGAAGTGGTCAACCTTTTTGGACATGTTCTTGAAAGGAGAAG TGGTCTATGGATCTTGGATTGATCATGTCCAGAGCTGGGAGAAGAATCAAAATGATGAAAATACActttttctgtactttttcaaA GATCTCCCAAAATACGTCAAGGAGATCAGTTCATTTTTGAACATCAGCGTCTCCGAAGATCAAATCAATGAGATCGTGAAGAAATCCTCCTTCAgcgaaatgaaagaaaaggcaCAGAAGGAGAAAGTCGACACAAAGCACACAGTTTGCGCACTGACATCTGATAAGAAGCTGATCTTCAGGAAAG GTGCTGTGGGTGACTGGAAGAATCATTTTACCTCCAAGCAGAACTTCCAGTTTGAAGCACTGTTTAAGGACAAGATCAACTCCAGTGAATTAGCAAGACAAGCTGAATATGAGTGTTAG
- the LOC138240804 gene encoding sulfotransferase 6B1-like: MPEQTELIHSFKGIPFSTTVSTELLQALDTFEAREDDVVLVSYPKSGTHWLTEIMKNLYHCNSDNNATGQVTLTSALEFGDLSKFDDLRNLPSKRLIPTHLSHDMIPVQFKTKKCKVGTGNLQYTSQLLKIS, translated from the exons ATGCCGGAACAAACAGAGCTTATTCACAGCTTCAAGGGCATTCCCTTCTCAACCACGGTCTCCACAGAGCTGCTCCAAGCCCTGGACACGTTTGAGGCCAGAGAAGATGATGTAGTCTTAGTGTCCTATCCAAAATCAG GCACCCATTGGCTGACAGAGATCATGAAGAACCTGTACCACTGCAACAGCGACAACAACGCAACAGGCCAGGTGACCCTGACTTCAGCTCTGGAGTTTGGAGATCTCTCCAAATTTGACGACCTGAGGAACCTGCCCAGCAAGAGACTCATCCCCACACACCTCAGCCATGACATGATCCCTGTGCAgttcaaaacaaagaaatgcaagGTAGGCACTGGCAACCTCCAGTACACTTCTCAACTCTTAAAGATTAGTTGA